The proteins below come from a single Rhizobium etli CFN 42 genomic window:
- a CDS encoding thiamine pyrophosphate-dependent enzyme: protein MSRKETTGQAITRSLVAHGIDTIFGIPGAHMYDFNDALYDAGDKIRFIHTRHEQGAAYMAYGYAKSTGRIGAYTVVPGPGVLNSGAALCTAYGANAPVLCITGNIMSHLIGRGRGQLHELPDQLATMRGITKTAERINHPSEAGTVMAGLVAKMLSGRQGPGAVEAPWDVFGQSAPEIDVRVGARVPHPAVNPNQIAAAAALISGASNPMIMVGGGAADASAEIAALAELLQAPVTSHRSGKGIVPDDHPIYLNFVAAYEYWKKVDVLIGIGSRLELQFMRWKWLPKGLKIIRIDVDPTEMVRLKPDLGIVAAARDGTQALADAVAGSRREDRTREFAELNDEAKSRFSAVQPQLGYLQAIREALPRDGFFVEEISQMGFTARFAFPVYGPRQYVTCGYQDNLGFGFNTALGVKVAHPDKAVISVSGDGGFMFGVQELATAVQHKIAVVAIVFNNSAYGNVLRDQKQTYKGRTLGSDLTNPDFVALGESFGIRSFRATSPEELKNILETALALDEPVLIEVPVEKGSEASPWPFIHPAPHE, encoded by the coding sequence ATGAGCAGGAAAGAAACGACCGGCCAGGCGATCACCCGTTCGCTTGTCGCCCACGGAATTGACACGATCTTCGGCATCCCCGGCGCCCATATGTATGATTTCAACGACGCGCTTTATGACGCCGGCGACAAGATCCGGTTCATTCACACCCGACATGAACAGGGCGCAGCCTACATGGCCTACGGCTATGCCAAATCCACCGGCCGGATCGGCGCCTATACAGTCGTCCCCGGCCCGGGCGTCCTCAATTCCGGCGCGGCCCTCTGCACCGCCTACGGTGCCAATGCGCCGGTGCTCTGCATCACCGGCAACATCATGTCGCACCTGATTGGCCGAGGCAGAGGACAGCTGCACGAACTTCCGGATCAGCTCGCGACGATGCGCGGGATTACCAAGACGGCCGAGCGCATCAACCACCCGTCCGAGGCCGGTACAGTTATGGCTGGGCTCGTCGCCAAAATGCTCTCTGGCCGCCAAGGCCCGGGAGCGGTCGAAGCCCCTTGGGACGTGTTCGGACAGTCCGCCCCTGAAATCGACGTTCGGGTTGGCGCGAGAGTGCCTCATCCGGCCGTAAACCCCAATCAGATCGCCGCAGCAGCGGCGTTAATATCAGGCGCCAGCAATCCGATGATCATGGTCGGTGGCGGCGCGGCGGATGCCAGCGCGGAGATCGCCGCGTTGGCGGAATTGCTGCAGGCGCCCGTCACCTCGCATCGCTCCGGCAAGGGCATCGTCCCCGACGACCATCCGATTTATCTGAATTTCGTCGCCGCCTATGAATATTGGAAGAAGGTCGACGTGCTGATCGGGATCGGCAGCCGGCTCGAATTGCAGTTCATGCGCTGGAAGTGGCTGCCCAAGGGGCTCAAGATCATCCGCATCGATGTCGACCCCACCGAAATGGTCCGCCTCAAGCCTGATCTCGGCATTGTCGCGGCCGCGAGAGATGGAACGCAGGCTCTAGCCGATGCGGTGGCCGGCTCCCGCCGCGAGGATCGCACGCGCGAATTTGCCGAGCTCAATGATGAGGCAAAGTCTCGTTTTTCGGCGGTGCAGCCGCAGCTTGGCTATCTCCAAGCCATTCGCGAGGCCCTGCCGAGAGACGGTTTCTTCGTCGAGGAGATCAGCCAGATGGGCTTTACCGCCCGCTTCGCCTTCCCAGTCTACGGCCCTCGCCAATACGTGACATGCGGTTACCAGGACAATCTTGGTTTCGGCTTCAACACCGCCTTAGGCGTGAAAGTCGCCCATCCCGACAAAGCCGTGATCTCCGTTTCGGGCGATGGCGGCTTCATGTTCGGCGTCCAGGAACTTGCCACCGCCGTCCAGCACAAGATCGCCGTCGTCGCCATCGTGTTCAACAATTCCGCCTACGGCAATGTGCTGCGCGACCAGAAGCAAACCTATAAGGGCCGCACTCTCGGTTCGGATCTGACCAATCCCGATTTCGTCGCCCTCGGAGAGAGCTTCGGCATCCGATCCTTCAGGGCGACGAGCCCCGAAGAATTGAAAAACATACTCGAGACAGCGCTCGCACTCGACGAGCCCGTCCTCATCGAAGTGCCCGTCGAAAAGGGATCGGAGGCGAGCCCCTGGCCCTTCATCCATCCGGCTCCGCACGAATGA
- a CDS encoding amino acid aminotransferase: MFDQLNSRPADSLLALIKAFQADDRPGKIDLGVGVYRDAMGRTPVMRAVKAAEQFLLETQDSKKYLGPEGDLQFVRLLEPIIFGNSPKFAQRLAGIQTPGGSGALRLGAELIQTANPSAKVLLGTPSWPNHKPIFASARLDVKEYAFVDLTSQQVTFESVVSALSSAREGDVVLLHCCCHNPTGIDFTMEQWREIADLLVAHRLVPFIDLAYQGLGDGLEQDAAPTRMILDAVEEALIAYSCDKNFGLYRERVGALYVVARNADDVRKAESNMAGLARVNWSMPPDHGAAIVKTILESPEMTAIWRTELEEMCRRINGNRAALAAASPELAFVSRQRGLFSNLSMRKETAVALRANHGIYMADSGRMNLAGMQPADAGAIVAALRAEGCLKS; the protein is encoded by the coding sequence GTGTTTGACCAACTGAACAGCCGGCCGGCCGATAGCCTGCTCGCACTCATCAAGGCCTTCCAGGCCGACGATCGTCCCGGAAAGATCGACCTCGGCGTCGGGGTCTATCGCGACGCCATGGGACGCACGCCCGTTATGCGGGCCGTCAAGGCGGCGGAGCAGTTTCTCCTGGAGACGCAGGACAGCAAGAAATATCTCGGCCCCGAGGGTGATCTGCAATTCGTGCGCCTGCTTGAGCCGATCATCTTCGGCAACTCGCCGAAATTCGCCCAACGGCTCGCCGGCATTCAAACGCCGGGCGGCAGCGGCGCGCTCCGTCTCGGCGCGGAACTCATCCAAACGGCAAACCCCTCGGCAAAGGTTCTCTTGGGAACGCCGAGCTGGCCTAATCATAAGCCGATCTTCGCTTCGGCACGCTTGGACGTAAAGGAATATGCCTTCGTCGACCTGACGTCACAGCAGGTGACGTTCGAAAGCGTCGTCTCCGCTTTGTCATCCGCCAGGGAAGGCGACGTCGTGCTGCTTCATTGTTGCTGCCATAATCCCACGGGTATCGATTTCACCATGGAGCAATGGCGAGAGATTGCCGATCTCCTCGTTGCGCACAGGCTCGTGCCCTTCATCGATCTTGCCTATCAGGGGCTCGGCGACGGCCTCGAACAGGATGCCGCCCCGACGCGCATGATTCTCGATGCGGTCGAGGAAGCGCTGATCGCCTATTCCTGCGACAAGAACTTCGGCCTCTATCGCGAACGCGTCGGCGCGCTTTATGTCGTGGCGCGCAATGCCGATGACGTCAGAAAGGCAGAAAGCAACATGGCGGGGCTTGCCCGCGTGAACTGGTCCATGCCGCCGGACCATGGTGCCGCAATCGTCAAGACCATTCTTGAAAGCCCGGAAATGACAGCGATATGGCGTACGGAACTCGAAGAGATGTGCCGGCGCATCAATGGCAATCGCGCGGCGCTGGCCGCTGCCTCTCCGGAGCTGGCCTTCGTCAGCCGGCAACGTGGGCTGTTCTCCAATCTCTCCATGCGCAAGGAAACGGCGGTCGCGCTTAGGGCAAACCACGGCATCTACATGGCGGATTCCGGGCGCATGAATCTCGCCGGCATGCAGCCCGCCGATGCCGGCGCCATCGTCGCGGCGCTCCGGGCCGAAGGCTGCCTGAAATCATAA
- the treS gene encoding maltose alpha-D-glucosyltransferase — protein MDTMNPGSVDPLLWYKDAIIYQLHIKSFYDANGDGVGDFAGLHQKLDHIAALGVNAIWLLPFFPSPRRDDGYDIADYGNVSPDYGTMEDFRAFVDAAHQRHIRVIIELVINHTSDQHPWFQRARQAPAGSPERNFYVWSDSDQKFPETRIIFLDTEKSNWTWDSVAGAYYWHRFYSHQPDLNFDSPLVMEELLKVMRFWLETGIDGFRLDAIPYLVEREGTINENLPETHAILKRIRAALDATHPGVMLLAEANQWPEDTREYFGEGDECHMAFHFPLMPRMYMAIAKEDRFPITDILRQTPEIPENCQWAIFLRNHDELTLEMVTDAERDYLWETYASDKRARINLGIRRRLAPLMERDRRRIELMNALLLSMPGTPVIYYGDEIGMGDNIYLGDRDGVRTPMQWSPDRNGGFSRTDPARLVLPLIADPLYGFEAVNVEAQSTDAHSLLNWTRKMLALRGRHPAFGRGSLRFLSPENRKILAYLREYDGETLMCVANLSRLPQAVELDLSSFEGRVPIELTGMSPFPPIGQLTYLLTLPPYGFFWFQLQADADPPAWRTAPPEQLPDLVTMVLRRGLLDLVDEPRLGRVLSNEILPAYLAKRRWFGAKDQPLQAARLISATPIPYAEGIVLGELEVDLPDHSESYQLPLAVAWDDAQPTALTQQLALGRVRQGRRVGFLTDGFAVEPMARGILRGLADRSRITGRTGTLEFLGTERLDRLQVTDGMPVHWLSAEQSNSSLIVGDVAMIKLIRHIFPGVHPEVEMTRFLTCAGYDHTAPLLGEVAHTDSSGRRSTLIIVQGAIRNQGDAWNWMLNNLRRGADELVLNDPAVEPGDDVFQPLISFVAMIGMRLGELHVVLSGENADEAFSPVVARDDEVEAIKKAVAGEVAYAMSKLAEREENADPPIDLLARPLRERRSELVELGASLAESARGTLMTRTHGDFHLGQILVSEGDAVIIDFEGEPAKNLAERRAKTVPLRDVAGLLRSLSYLVATAQLDNDAVTEHENEVRRGAIARFGRNAEKAFLDAYWQAVSASKALATPPDQRRRILDAFLLEKAAYEVAYEARNRPKWLPIPLAGLTEIVSRLAGVTA, from the coding sequence ATGGACACGATGAATCCCGGTAGCGTCGACCCGCTGCTCTGGTACAAGGATGCGATCATCTATCAGTTGCACATCAAGTCGTTCTACGACGCCAATGGCGATGGCGTCGGCGATTTTGCCGGCCTGCACCAGAAGCTCGATCACATCGCAGCCCTCGGCGTCAACGCCATCTGGCTTTTGCCTTTCTTTCCCTCACCGCGCCGTGACGATGGTTATGACATCGCCGACTACGGCAATGTCAGCCCGGATTACGGGACCATGGAGGATTTCCGTGCTTTCGTCGATGCCGCCCACCAGCGCCATATCCGCGTCATCATCGAGCTCGTCATCAATCACACCTCCGACCAGCATCCCTGGTTCCAACGCGCACGCCAGGCGCCGGCGGGATCGCCGGAGCGCAACTTCTATGTCTGGTCGGATAGCGATCAGAAATTCCCGGAAACGCGCATCATCTTCCTCGATACGGAAAAATCGAACTGGACATGGGATTCGGTCGCCGGCGCCTATTACTGGCACCGGTTCTATTCCCATCAGCCGGACCTCAATTTCGACAGTCCACTTGTCATGGAGGAACTGCTGAAGGTGATGCGCTTCTGGCTGGAGACCGGCATCGACGGTTTCCGCCTCGATGCGATTCCGTACCTTGTCGAGCGCGAGGGGACGATCAACGAAAATCTACCCGAGACCCATGCGATCCTCAAGCGCATCCGTGCCGCCCTCGACGCAACTCATCCCGGCGTGATGCTGCTTGCCGAGGCCAATCAATGGCCCGAGGACACGCGCGAATATTTCGGCGAGGGCGACGAATGCCATATGGCATTCCACTTCCCGCTGATGCCGCGCATGTACATGGCGATCGCCAAGGAAGACCGCTTCCCAATCACCGACATCCTGCGCCAGACGCCTGAAATCCCGGAGAATTGCCAATGGGCGATCTTTCTGCGCAACCACGACGAGCTGACGCTTGAGATGGTCACCGACGCCGAGCGCGACTATCTCTGGGAGACCTATGCTTCCGACAAGCGCGCCCGCATCAATCTCGGCATCAGGCGACGTCTGGCACCGCTGATGGAGCGCGACCGCCGGCGCATAGAGCTGATGAACGCGCTTCTGCTGTCGATGCCGGGGACACCCGTCATCTATTACGGCGATGAGATCGGCATGGGCGACAACATCTATCTCGGCGACCGCGACGGGGTGCGGACGCCGATGCAATGGTCACCCGACCGCAACGGCGGCTTCTCCCGGACGGACCCGGCGCGTCTCGTCCTGCCGTTGATCGCCGATCCGCTTTATGGCTTCGAGGCCGTCAACGTCGAAGCCCAGAGCACCGACGCGCATTCGCTGCTTAACTGGACGCGCAAGATGCTGGCGTTGCGCGGCAGGCATCCGGCCTTCGGGCGCGGTTCGCTGCGGTTTCTCTCACCTGAAAATCGCAAGATCCTCGCCTATCTCCGGGAATATGACGGCGAGACGCTGATGTGCGTCGCAAACCTGTCGCGGCTACCGCAGGCAGTGGAGCTCGACCTGTCGAGCTTCGAGGGCCGCGTGCCGATCGAACTGACCGGCATGTCGCCCTTTCCGCCCATCGGACAACTGACATATCTCTTGACGCTGCCGCCCTACGGCTTCTTCTGGTTCCAACTGCAGGCCGATGCTGACCCGCCGGCATGGCGCACCGCGCCGCCCGAACAGCTTCCCGATCTCGTGACGATGGTCCTCCGCCGCGGCCTGCTCGATCTCGTCGACGAGCCCCGCCTGGGACGCGTCCTCAGCAATGAAATTCTGCCCGCTTACCTCGCCAAGCGACGGTGGTTCGGCGCAAAGGACCAGCCGCTTCAGGCGGCTCGCCTAATCTCGGCGACGCCAATTCCCTATGCCGAGGGGATCGTTCTGGGCGAATTGGAGGTGGACCTGCCGGATCACAGCGAATCCTATCAGTTGCCGCTGGCGGTCGCCTGGGATGATGCGCAACCCACCGCTCTGACGCAGCAGCTTGCGCTTGGGCGGGTTCGTCAAGGCAGGCGGGTCGGCTTCCTGACGGATGGGTTCGCGGTCGAGCCGATGGCGCGCGGCATCCTGCGCGGGCTTGCCGACCGCTCGCGCATCACCGGACGTACCGGAACGCTCGAATTTCTCGGCACCGAGCGGCTCGACCGCCTGCAGGTCACCGACGGGATGCCGGTTCATTGGCTTTCGGCCGAGCAATCGAACAGCTCGCTGATCGTCGGTGACGTCGCCATGATCAAGCTGATCCGGCATATCTTCCCGGGTGTCCATCCGGAGGTCGAGATGACGCGGTTTCTCACATGCGCCGGTTACGATCACACCGCTCCACTGCTCGGCGAGGTCGCGCACACCGATTCCAGCGGGCGCCGCTCGACCTTGATCATTGTTCAGGGCGCGATCCGCAACCAGGGCGACGCCTGGAACTGGATGCTGAACAATCTGCGCCGCGGCGCCGACGAACTCGTGCTGAACGACCCGGCGGTCGAGCCTGGCGATGACGTATTCCAGCCGCTGATCAGCTTCGTCGCCATGATCGGCATGAGGCTGGGCGAGTTGCATGTCGTGCTTTCCGGGGAAAACGCGGATGAAGCTTTCAGCCCTGTCGTCGCCCGCGACGATGAGGTCGAGGCGATCAAGAAGGCGGTGGCGGGCGAAGTCGCCTATGCCATGTCGAAACTGGCAGAACGCGAGGAAAATGCCGATCCCCCGATCGATCTGCTCGCTCGTCCGCTTCGGGAGCGCCGTTCTGAGCTCGTGGAGCTTGGCGCGAGCCTGGCGGAGAGCGCCCGCGGCACGCTGATGACGCGCACGCATGGCGACTTCCATCTCGGCCAGATCCTGGTCAGCGAGGGCGATGCCGTCATTATCGACTTCGAAGGCGAGCCCGCCAAAAATCTCGCGGAGCGTCGGGCGAAGACGGTTCCGTTGCGAGATGTCGCCGGGCTTCTGAGGTCGCTCAGCTATCTCGTCGCCACCGCCCAGCTCGACAATGACGCGGTCACCGAACACGAGAACGAGGTGCGCCGGGGCGCCATCGCCCGTTTCGGGCGCAATGCCGAGAAGGCCTTTCTCGATGCCTATTGGCAGGCGGTCTCCGCATCGAAAGCTCTCGCCACGCCGCCAGATCAACGGCGGAGGATTCTCGATGCCTTTCTTCTCGAAAAGGCCGCCTATGAAGTCGCCTATGAAGCCCGCAACAGGCCGAAGTGGCTGCCGATCCCGCTTGCCGGCCTTACCGAAATCGTATCGCGCTTAGCGGGGGTAACGGCATGA
- a CDS encoding Lrp/AsnC family transcriptional regulator translates to MLDPFDIKLLAALQRNSELTQGELSRKVNLSATQCARRLERLRNEQYIQSVVAILNPVKLGFTVVAHTLVSLRAHTEGGNERLHRFIETAPEILECYSQTGDADFLMKVMTRDLDHLSQFLERMIRVTDNLASVKSSIVLKTIKKTTALPLQIVT, encoded by the coding sequence ATGCTTGACCCATTTGATATCAAACTGCTCGCCGCTCTCCAGCGGAACAGCGAGCTGACGCAGGGCGAACTCTCTCGGAAGGTCAATCTCTCGGCGACTCAATGCGCCCGCCGTTTGGAAAGGCTGCGCAACGAGCAATATATTCAGAGCGTCGTCGCCATCCTCAATCCGGTGAAGCTGGGCTTCACCGTCGTTGCCCATACGCTTGTCAGCCTGCGCGCGCACACGGAAGGCGGAAACGAGAGGCTCCATCGTTTCATCGAGACCGCGCCCGAGATCCTGGAATGTTATTCGCAGACGGGTGACGCCGACTTTCTGATGAAGGTCATGACGCGCGACCTCGACCATCTTAGCCAGTTTCTCGAAAGAATGATCCGGGTCACCGACAATCTGGCATCGGTCAAATCGAGCATCGTCCTCAAGACGATCAAAAAGACGACCGCTTTGCCGCTGCAGATCGTGACCTGA
- the glgB gene encoding 1,4-alpha-glucan branching protein GlgB, translating to MNVERSEFLAGVGHDALWALIEGRHGDPFSILGPHESGGMTIVRVYLPGAEGVDLIEAASGRVVTPFSIAHPSGLFAAAMGSRMHYRLRITWPDGEQITEDPYSFGLLLGELDLHLISEGTHYSLSRTLGAVEMAIDDVAGVRFAVWAPNARRVSVVGDFNAWDGRRNPMRLRQSAGVWELFMPRLAPGERYKFEIIDPHGNCLPQKADPVARASEAAPSTASIVASSTRFRWTDDNWMKGQSRQQRLEGPISVYEVHAGSWLRENGGRSLDWVELSQRLVPYVREMGFTHIELLPIMEHPFGGSWGYQPLGLFAPTGRYGTPEDLAYFIDRCHGAGIGVILDWVPAHFPTDVWGLARFDGTALYEHEDPREGFHRDWNTLIYNLGRNEVKGFLIASALEWLERYHIDGLRVDAVASMLYRDYSRNEGEWIPNRYGGRENLEAVEFFKHLNSIVHERCPHAMMIAEESTAWPGVTKPPEEGGLGFDMKWNMGWMHDSLSYIEKDPVYRSYHHGTMTFGMIYAYSERFILPISHDEVVYGKGSLLGKMPGDEWQKFANLRSYLAFMWGHPGKKLIFMGGEIAQPSEWNHDASIAWDVLDQPAHAGLQRLVKDLNGFYKDEAALQFGDFHSEGFDWAAADDAVNSVLGMLRYAPDRSSSVLVVSNFTPVPRYGYRIGVPQDGVWIEKVTTDAREYGGSGLVNGAVSSESVPAHGRPHSLWLTLPPLATVLLKSP from the coding sequence ATGAATGTTGAACGCTCTGAATTTCTCGCAGGCGTCGGGCACGATGCGCTCTGGGCCTTGATCGAGGGGCGCCACGGCGATCCATTCTCGATCCTCGGTCCGCACGAGAGCGGCGGTATGACGATCGTGCGCGTCTATCTGCCGGGCGCCGAAGGCGTCGATCTCATTGAAGCAGCCAGTGGCAGGGTGGTGACGCCCTTCAGCATCGCTCACCCCTCCGGCCTGTTTGCGGCGGCGATGGGTTCGAGGATGCACTACCGGTTGCGGATCACATGGCCGGATGGCGAGCAGATCACCGAAGACCCCTATAGCTTCGGGCTTCTGCTTGGAGAGCTCGATCTCCACCTGATCTCCGAGGGCACCCATTACAGCCTGAGCCGGACGCTCGGCGCGGTCGAAATGGCGATCGACGACGTCGCGGGCGTTCGCTTCGCCGTCTGGGCGCCGAATGCCCGCCGCGTTTCGGTTGTCGGCGATTTCAATGCCTGGGACGGGCGGCGAAACCCGATGCGGCTGCGGCAGTCCGCCGGCGTCTGGGAGCTGTTCATGCCCCGGCTGGCGCCCGGCGAAAGATACAAGTTCGAGATCATCGATCCGCATGGAAACTGCTTGCCGCAGAAGGCCGATCCGGTGGCGAGAGCGAGCGAAGCCGCCCCGTCCACCGCTTCGATCGTCGCATCCTCGACACGATTTCGATGGACGGACGACAATTGGATGAAAGGCCAGTCGCGACAGCAAAGACTGGAGGGGCCGATCTCCGTCTACGAGGTGCATGCCGGTTCCTGGCTGCGGGAGAATGGCGGGCGGTCGCTCGACTGGGTCGAGCTCAGCCAGCGGCTCGTCCCCTATGTTCGCGAGATGGGATTCACCCATATCGAGCTGCTGCCGATCATGGAGCACCCCTTCGGCGGCTCCTGGGGGTACCAACCGCTCGGCCTCTTCGCCCCGACCGGCCGTTATGGCACGCCTGAGGATCTCGCCTATTTCATCGACCGCTGCCATGGCGCCGGGATCGGCGTAATCCTCGACTGGGTGCCGGCCCATTTTCCCACCGACGTCTGGGGGCTTGCCCGCTTCGACGGCACCGCGCTCTACGAACACGAAGACCCGCGCGAAGGCTTTCATCGCGACTGGAACACGCTGATCTACAATCTCGGCCGCAACGAGGTGAAAGGCTTCCTGATCGCCAGCGCGCTTGAATGGCTCGAACGCTACCATATCGATGGATTGCGCGTCGATGCCGTCGCCTCGATGCTCTACCGCGACTACAGCCGCAACGAGGGGGAGTGGATTCCGAACCGGTATGGCGGCCGTGAGAACCTGGAAGCGGTGGAATTCTTCAAGCACCTGAACAGTATCGTCCACGAGCGCTGCCCGCATGCAATGATGATCGCCGAGGAATCGACGGCCTGGCCCGGCGTCACCAAGCCGCCGGAAGAGGGTGGGCTCGGCTTTGACATGAAGTGGAACATGGGCTGGATGCATGACAGCCTGAGCTATATCGAGAAGGACCCCGTCTACCGGAGTTACCACCACGGCACGATGACCTTCGGGATGATCTATGCCTATTCCGAACGCTTCATCCTGCCGATTTCGCACGACGAGGTGGTCTATGGAAAGGGCTCGCTGCTTGGCAAGATGCCGGGCGACGAGTGGCAGAAATTCGCCAATCTGCGCAGCTACCTCGCCTTCATGTGGGGCCATCCCGGCAAGAAGCTGATTTTCATGGGAGGCGAAATCGCCCAGCCGAGCGAGTGGAACCATGATGCGTCGATCGCCTGGGATGTGCTGGACCAGCCGGCGCATGCCGGGCTCCAGCGGCTGGTCAAGGATTTGAACGGCTTTTACAAAGACGAGGCAGCCTTGCAGTTCGGCGATTTCCACTCCGAAGGCTTCGACTGGGCGGCGGCGGATGATGCCGTCAACTCCGTTCTTGGCATGCTGCGTTACGCCCCCGATCGCTCGTCTTCGGTCCTTGTCGTCTCGAATTTCACGCCGGTGCCGCGTTACGGCTACCGGATCGGCGTGCCGCAGGACGGCGTGTGGATCGAGAAGGTCACGACAGATGCGCGCGAATATGGCGGCTCGGGCCTCGTCAACGGCGCAGTGTCGAGCGAATCCGTACCCGCGCACGGCAGGCCGCATTCGCTCTGGCTGACGCTGCCTCCGCTGGCGACGGTCTTGCTCAAATCGCCTTGA